The genomic interval CTTCTATTATCTAATTCCTTTCTCTTCCCAATCTTCAAGTccagttatatttaaaagccTTTTCGATTCCTTCCAAAGATTTCTGGTTAGTTCTTCGTCCTCAGCAAACCAACtactgtaatatttttcacaatatCTATAATGTTTCCCACTAAAATTTGCTACTTTTGGATCTACAGCCAAATACACAGGCAGAGTTGCTACTCTTTCTAATGGTAACCCAAAAATTTCCAATCctttatgtaaaatatcttttaaaactCCATTGTCTAGATGTCTGAAGAATTTCGATTTGCCTAAACCTGGATCCATGCTGAACACCTCAACACCACTACcgtttattcttttattcatttcaactgtaaataaaatttctgccAGTTTAGCGTTGCAGTAGTAGCCAAAGTTTGAGTATTTTCCCACATCGTTCATATGATCCAGATCTATGTGACCTAAAATGAGTGCTAGAGATGATACATTTACTATTCTACTCGGTGCAGATGCACTTAATAACGGGAATAACAGATAAGTAAGCAGAAATGTTCCGAAGTAGTTGACTTGCATCATTAGGTGTAGATTGTCCTGTGTTTGCATGTCTTGTAGTCCGATTGCAccaatgttatttattaagatatcTAATTTAGGCTCTGTGGCTATCGTTTCTTTGACAAAGTCTCTTACGGTTTCCAatctgtaaattaaattaaatttctaatttaaaattgctTACGCTTCTCATACTAACTCCATATAAGCATTATGTTTTTAGCGTTTACGGGCTTGATAGAACCAACAGTTAAGaataaaaggccacgtttagtagGATGTTgtactttataaattataatttttatgctaatcaataaaatataataaatgtaaaatatgatGCGCTTGTAAACGCTAATTTAATCGAAAATACTTGGttatttttgatgaaacttcataatatgtttatagcaaaataaaataatgaagtatGTCAAGGGAAACTCGACTGGGCGATCAAGCTGTACCTACATAACCttctagtcttttcaaaacaattGGCCATGTCTACCCCGTGCGTAAAGGAAAAAGACATgatatattcatatattaaGAGCTACCTATaagataatacaaaataaccttatgtaaaaggcgacaaaggcttataaaattgggattcttcttttaggcaacagactagctacctgtcactatttgaatctcaattctatcattaagccaaacagctaaacgtggtctatcagtctttttaagactctgTCTCTCTTTTAGCTCTGtcaacccgcaagggatatggacatgattatatgtaagtatgtatgaataacCTTACCTTCCAAAATCCATCTTCCTAGACACAATATTATCATTTCCCGACGATTGTTTTATGTTCTTCTCAGCATCCTCCAGCCTTTTGGTGTCTCTACCAGTTATAATCACTCTGGCACCCCGTCTAGCCAAATTCTTGGCTACTTCCAGCCCAGTACCTGAAGTAGCTCCGGTCACAATGGCAACTTTGCCGTTCAATTGGACGTCTGTCTCACATTTGTAGAAGTCATCACGGATCACCATTGTTTTGGGGTTTTGTTAAATTAGTGATTAATTTTCCAATAGTAAGTTAGTTTTATTCCTCAGGTAGATTCTTGTGCctcagtatttttttgtacctCAGATCATATTGATCATATATttggaattgaaataaaagaaatgtccTATTGAATTtgtagaatttttaaattaacaatccttctagtttatttatgaacACTATTGCTTtgttatgttaaataaaatcactgtaggtatataattctAAGAAGATTACGTCCATTCTTGGCGGTAAATTtgtaataactaaaataaaaattgaaacatGATATGATGGCCTCGAAATGTCTTCGAGGTAAACCAGGTGCCTTGATCTGTGTCaagaattatttgttttatacttcgtaatcttttcgagactgttgactctgtctaccccgcaagggatatagacgtgactatatgtatgtatacatatatgtggttacattaataaaatcgcGCTTCTTACCCGGAGGATCTATGTATATCTTCTCTCTCCAGTGGCCAATTTGTTTGGGCGAAGTACCAGCAAGGGTGGATAGGTGTTCGTTTTGAGGAGCGTTTCGTTCTGTTCTTTAAAGGGATTCTTTCCTTAAAGTTCCTtccccacgttcagctgtatgtttTATACGATTgcataaaaaagttatatgttatgttctaacttttttttttgtaggtacgACATTTTGCCAAATTACAGAgcacaataatttaattttaatgtaccATCATTATACGTCTGcattcacaaataaatatatttattttgatttgatttaccCGGGTTTTGGCATCAGGGAATTCACAGGGATCCATCATTATTGGTTGCTTACTTATCGTTaaaactctctctctctcaactTTGCgcattcccagttgcaccctccatcATAACGCTTCGGAGCCTGGAATCCGCTTTAATACCTTTTTCATCAGTTTTCAGACCATTGGCACGCCTTGTTTAAACTGTGACAGTTTCGAGATATTCGTTGCAATGTTTCAATTGTATGTTGAAAGATATAGCTCTCAGAtaggtatataggtatataacatacaaaaaGGACGACCAGAAAGTCCCTGATTTGATTACGGTACGTTCGTCGAGGCGTTCAACGTTCCGACTCACTCTCTCTTGGTATATTTGTATGTCaatgtaatacataaaaaaaattattgtttaaaaaaaacatagtcaAATCAAAGTTGCAATCTCGTTCTAAATAAAGCAGGACAATTTCAAAATGTAGCAGTTAGTATTGTGCTGGTCACAATTCTGTGAAATAGGGCATGCGACTGACAAAGTAGAAAGTAaagactgagggataggccacgttcagctatttggctttaagatagaattgagattcaaatagccgCCTATCGCGTAAATTTCTTCTAATcacaagttcataagcctatcccttagtcgctttttacggcgtccatgggaaagagatggagtggtattttattattttttctattaatgccgggaaccacacggcacaaagttACAAGTTTACAaagttgattaaaataatttactttttaaagtgGTCGGCTCGTCCGGTAACGAAATtatgtaataacaaaaaaaaaaaacaaaaagaaaaacattgaaatataaaacatgtATTTTATACAACAGACTAGGTATATGTCACAATGTcttatgataaatttaatcCCATTCCTCTTCTGCAGTTATCCGCACGGCGTCTTTAGTTTTTTCCCACAATGTTTTTCTTAGTTCTTTATCTTTGACCAACCAGTGGTTAGGCCAAACGTTACAGAACTTCAAATACTCTCCGCTCACATTGTCAAAGTCTGGACTTGCTGCCAAATACGCCAGTTCAGCGCCAACGTCCTTTCTTTCCCTGCCGGTTATGTCAACAAACAATTTTGATACTTCACCAGTTAATGTATCAAGATTGCCGAATATATCAGTACCTCGAACCAAAAAAGGATCAAAACCATTTACGCTGACACCACAATTCTGCAGTCGTTCGTGTAATTCAACCGTGAATAACGAATCGGCTAGTTTTGATGTTCCCAGTGATGTTAGAACATTGTAGCGGCCTATATCATTCCAGTGATGAAAATCTATTTCACCGATATACATTGACGACGCTGTTCCAATTATTATTCTGCTCGGTGATGACAACTTCATCATAGGCACTAGTAGATAAGTCAGTAGGAATACACCAAAATAGTTCACTTGCATCGTCAGGTTTAAGCCATCATCAGTCAACCGATCTGAAAGGCCTACTGCTCCTGCATTGTTTATCAAAAAATCAATCCTGTCTTCATTATACAACTCATTTGCGAATCGTCTCACAGATTTCAGAGACCCCAAATCTACTCTTTTATAATTCACATCTTTATTGCCAGTTGTGTAAATCAATTTCTCTGTAGCTAACTTCAGTTTGGTTTCATTTCTACTAGCGATGATAACTTTGGCTCCATATTTGGCAAGTTCCTTTGCTGTTTCGTATCCTATACCAGCACTGCCGCCGGTCACAACAGCTATTTTCCCGTCCAAccttgtttttaatttacacatCTCACACACAACATCGCAAGAAGGATCAAACTCAAAGACTGGCGACCACATCCTGATTGGacctgttatttttattaccaagGCAAAAAGGGTTGACGTCCGTACTACAGATAGTCATTTTATAATCGCTTTGGGATTTACCGCTCGTGATCGCGCAAATAAATGGACAATAATCGTGCGTCAGAGGACAAAGATTTATCTACTATTCATGAGGTTTTTTTACTAGAATCGAAATGAACACTTGACGGTAGTAGACAATTTGTCATGCAATATACTTAGTTAAAAGCcggtaattattattgtacctaatggtattttgtaagtttaaaactaagtatataatatagcataaaagtctcaaaaaaagaaaaaaatcgacaggccacgttcagctggaatggtttaaaaatggaattgagatatatACTACAATTTGCTAGGAAATAGTCCCACGCAAAGGCTATAAAAAGCCTTTAAGGAAAGAAGCAggcacaatatatttttaaaataataaagtcttAATTTTCTAGACTGCCAGACACAAGATTATGTACAGTACAGATACAGACAGatgtatttactttttttttacgagaATCCATGGTAATTATATGACGCagtaaatgcaaataaatgcATACACTCGCCAAATAAGAAGTGTGGATATTGCATCGCGTAGGTGTGTTGTGCCTACGCATACACTACCAGGCAAAATTATACCTATGATTAACTAGATACAAGttaatcatataatttttaatttttttaatttcatttgttgtCCATGTCTTTTTGttcataaatacaaacatacataaaatcacgccttttcccggaggggtaggcagagactaaatcttttcacttgccacgatgtctgcatacttatttcgcttcatccacattcataactctcttcatacaagctctgCTGTTTTGtgcaaaaatacatttcaaaattaatttatagttatgtgaagaaaaacaaaataattaataagaattAGTTTTGCTattaattatctttaattgacgtttttgaagaaaatgctgcagtgcagtttgttaccacttATTCTGCACAGACGCCTTAAAAGCGGCACTAaacttgttttaagtaatttatttgacgtcaaacaatgttgtgaaaccaaaagatatgataattattaagtaatgtaCGAGATGTcccaaaataatgaataaacattatgaatttgtatttgacttattacttaaaaatcgATGTGTaacggaggggtagacagagactacatctttctacttgccgcgatctccgcatacttctttcgcttcatccacattcaaaacttttcatgcaagctcggctaTTTCGGGCATTCTAGACCTGACCCTTtgtcaggacgtccttaatttgaccAAGGTACCTCCCCACTCCTACCTTTCCATCTACACTCTACTTGTAAATTTGCCTAGTCAAACAACCTAAATAAattgactatatttattttgtatctgCTCCGACTGACtgtatttgttaaatatttttttttaatactaaaaagaTCGCGTAATCGGCATAACGAATGGATGTCCACGTGtacattatactcgtataaatagTTGTTTATCAACTTATTACATCCT from Amyelois transitella isolate CPQ chromosome 16, ilAmyTran1.1, whole genome shotgun sequence carries:
- the LOC106136117 gene encoding retinol dehydrogenase 13-like, which gives rise to MWSPVFEFDPSCDVVCEMCKLKTRLDGKIAVVTGGSAGIGYETAKELAKYGAKVIIASRNETKLKLATEKLIYTTGNKDVNYKRVDLGSLKSVRRFANELYNEDRIDFLINNAGAVGLSDRLTDDGLNLTMQVNYFGVFLLTYLLVPMMKLSSPSRIIIGTASSMYIGEIDFHHWNDIGRYNVLTSLGTSKLADSLFTVELHERLQNCGVSVNGFDPFLVRGTDIFGNLDTLTGEVSKLFVDITGRERKDVGAELAYLAASPDFDNVSGEYLKFCNVWPNHWLVKDKELRKTLWEKTKDAVRITAEEEWD
- the LOC106136111 gene encoding retinol dehydrogenase 13-like is translated as MVIRDDFYKCETDVQLNGKVAIVTGATSGTGLEVAKNLARRGARVIITGRDTKRLEDAEKNIKQSSGNDNIVSRKMDFGRLETVRDFVKETIATEPKLDILINNIGAIGLQDMQTQDNLHLMMQVNYFGTFLLTYLLFPLLSASAPSRIVNVSSLALILGHIDLDHMNDVGKYSNFGYYCNAKLAEILFTVEMNKRINGSGVEVFSMDPGLGKSKFFRHLDNGVLKDILHKGLEIFGLPLERVATLPVYLAVDPKVANFSGKHYRYCEKYYSSWFAEDEELTRNLWKESKRLLNITGLEDWEEKGIR